A genomic region of Alicyclobacillus sp. SO9 contains the following coding sequences:
- the hisB gene encoding imidazoleglycerol-phosphate dehydratase HisB produces the protein MKNETAPSFAASLDRKTGETEVHLSLNLRGTGEAQLDFPVPFLRHMLHLLAGHGQFDLTINADGDVDVDPHHLVEDIGLVLGKAVHEALGDKQGIRRYGERHTPMDETLARAVVDLSGRPAFVLKADFPAERVGDFPVELVREFFKSFANEARMALHLAVLYGEDTHHMIEALFKAVAAALREATGPSDNGSVPSTKGVLE, from the coding sequence ATGAAGAATGAAACGGCTCCGTCTTTTGCAGCCAGTCTTGACAGAAAAACGGGAGAGACAGAGGTGCACCTCAGCCTGAATTTGCGCGGTACGGGGGAAGCACAACTTGACTTTCCAGTTCCGTTTTTACGACATATGCTTCATTTGTTGGCAGGTCACGGGCAGTTTGACCTAACTATTAATGCGGACGGTGACGTGGATGTAGACCCGCATCACTTGGTTGAAGATATTGGTTTGGTACTGGGGAAGGCTGTCCACGAGGCTTTGGGCGACAAGCAAGGCATACGTCGGTATGGGGAACGGCACACGCCAATGGATGAAACTCTGGCTCGCGCAGTCGTCGATTTGTCTGGCAGACCCGCTTTCGTTCTAAAAGCGGACTTTCCCGCAGAACGTGTGGGTGATTTTCCGGTTGAACTGGTACGGGAGTTTTTCAAGTCGTTTGCCAACGAGGCGCGCATGGCTCTTCATTTAGCTGTGCTCTATGGAGAGGATACACACCATATGATTGAAGCTTTGTTTAAAGCGGTTGCTGCGGCACTGCGGGAGGCTACCGGTCCGTCTGACAACGGCAGCGTTCCCAGTACCAAGGGGGTCTTGGAATGA
- a CDS encoding class I fructose-bisphosphate aldolase, translated as MTDQIISYLGSEADYLLNHTSTTIPKETITSPSPAYLDEVFAQSDRSNQVMRSMQSLLGTGRLANTGYVSILPVDQGIEHSAGASFAKNPAYFDPENIVKLAIEGGCNGVASTFGVLAMTSRKYAHKIPHIVKINHNELLTYPNQFDQVPFGSVHEAWNLGAAGIGATIYFGSQNATRQLQEISEAFEEAHELGMFTILWTYLRNPEFKQGGTDYHTAADLTSQANHLGVTIEADIIKQKLPTTNGGYKALNMEGSSYGKTDDRIYTELTSDHPIDLARYQVANCYMGKIGLINSGGASGNNDFADATRTAVINKRAGGMGLISGRKAFQRPMDEGVKLLNTIQDVYLNKDITLA; from the coding sequence ATGACGGATCAAATTATTTCCTACCTAGGCTCAGAAGCCGACTACCTTCTGAACCACACTTCTACCACTATTCCAAAAGAAACCATTACTTCTCCTTCCCCAGCCTATCTGGATGAAGTATTTGCACAGTCTGATCGAAGCAACCAAGTAATGCGCAGTATGCAGTCTTTACTCGGTACAGGTCGACTTGCAAATACAGGGTACGTTTCGATTCTCCCTGTTGACCAAGGCATTGAACATTCAGCCGGCGCATCCTTTGCGAAGAACCCAGCTTACTTTGACCCAGAGAACATTGTGAAGTTGGCCATCGAAGGCGGTTGCAACGGGGTTGCCTCTACATTTGGCGTTCTCGCTATGACATCACGGAAATACGCACATAAAATCCCGCACATTGTAAAAATCAACCACAACGAACTTTTAACCTATCCCAATCAGTTTGACCAAGTACCCTTCGGCAGCGTCCATGAGGCCTGGAACCTGGGTGCAGCAGGAATCGGCGCCACCATCTATTTTGGCTCACAAAATGCAACACGCCAATTGCAGGAAATCAGTGAAGCCTTCGAAGAGGCTCACGAGTTGGGTATGTTTACAATTCTCTGGACATACCTCCGTAATCCGGAATTCAAACAAGGCGGTACAGATTATCATACGGCTGCGGACCTGACCTCGCAAGCCAACCATTTAGGCGTCACGATTGAGGCAGACATCATTAAGCAGAAGCTGCCTACTACAAACGGCGGATACAAAGCATTGAATATGGAAGGAAGTAGTTATGGAAAAACGGACGATCGCATTTATACAGAATTAACGAGCGATCACCCGATTGACCTCGCTCGATACCAAGTTGCCAACTGCTACATGGGGAAAATTGGCCTGATTAACTCTGGCGGCGCCTCTGGGAACAACGACTTCGCAGATGCGACACGCACAGCTGTCATCAACAAACGTGCAGGCGGTATGGGACTCATCTCGGGCCGCAAAGCCTTCCAACGTCCTATGGACGAAGGTGTGAAGCTGTTGAACACCATTCAGGATGTCTACCTCAACAAAGACATCACGCTTGCATAG
- a CDS encoding ATP phosphoribosyltransferase regulatory subunit, whose translation MGSQQYPNWAERPLGMKDIYPDEARQKRSLENKLLEFFEAEGFEMVSCGVFEYVDTLLRGRLEEETSNWVQLFDTSGRAMALRPDITPSVARMAAPLIASGQNNIQWCYAERVYRRAQENVPFTWSTMRAAESAQVGVEWLGQDGTDSDVSLLTTAVKALHHLNLHNWQLVVGHAAFTPAYLRATGLSEDDVEDLLLELAEGNYVGFRQKAEDAGVDVDVLNQLSELNPRNGASLPGHIKAAFRRSSAGELALEAWDHLTQLGATIDRLGFGDGISFDLTLCRDLTYYTGIVFEVFAEGAGAPIALGGRYDELLQHFGARAPAIGFTFEIDGLLNVMSHQTFGSTLAKGEEGEC comes from the coding sequence ATGGGTTCACAACAATACCCGAATTGGGCGGAACGGCCCCTGGGAATGAAAGACATTTATCCGGACGAGGCTCGGCAAAAACGTTCGTTAGAGAATAAACTGCTGGAGTTCTTTGAAGCAGAGGGATTTGAGATGGTGTCCTGCGGTGTTTTTGAGTATGTAGATACACTCTTGCGGGGCCGACTTGAGGAGGAAACGTCAAATTGGGTTCAATTATTTGACACAAGCGGCCGAGCCATGGCCCTCCGCCCGGATATCACACCTTCTGTAGCTCGTATGGCAGCTCCCTTGATTGCCAGCGGTCAGAACAATATCCAATGGTGTTACGCTGAGCGGGTGTACCGGCGAGCACAGGAGAATGTGCCATTTACGTGGTCTACGATGAGAGCAGCAGAATCTGCTCAAGTCGGGGTTGAGTGGTTGGGTCAGGACGGAACGGATTCCGATGTGTCTCTGCTCACGACAGCAGTGAAAGCTTTGCATCACTTGAACTTACATAACTGGCAACTGGTCGTGGGCCACGCTGCCTTCACGCCTGCATACCTCAGAGCTACGGGTTTGTCGGAGGATGATGTGGAAGACTTGCTGCTGGAACTGGCTGAAGGCAACTACGTGGGGTTTCGTCAGAAAGCTGAGGATGCAGGGGTCGATGTGGATGTCTTGAATCAGCTGAGTGAACTGAATCCGCGAAACGGAGCGTCACTGCCTGGTCATATCAAGGCAGCATTCCGCCGCTCATCTGCTGGAGAACTGGCTCTGGAAGCATGGGACCATTTAACCCAACTCGGTGCAACTATCGACCGGTTGGGATTCGGAGATGGAATTTCCTTTGATTTGACTTTGTGTCGCGATTTGACCTATTACACGGGAATTGTGTTTGAAGTGTTCGCAGAAGGAGCAGGAGCACCCATTGCCCTGGGAGGACGCTATGATGAATTGTTGCAGCACTTCGGCGCTCGGGCCCCTGCAATTGGATTTACGTTTGAAATCGACGGTCTCCTGAATGTGATGTCTCATCAAACCTTCGGCAGCACTCTGGCAAAGGGGGAGGAAGGCGAATGTTAA
- a CDS encoding MFS transporter, which translates to MMKKIAVILSMLITVFIGFGLIIPVLPLMVKDVGARPYNLGLMLAVYSAVAFVMSPFWGRISDRVGRKPVLIIGLLGFAVSFLVFGLAKDILWLMYVARVIGGGFSGAVTATAMAYIADVTDEENRTKGMAFAGASIGMGFIIGPGVGGLLGNISIPTPFFVAAGLAVINAIWGVAALKESSTREERLARPKSTGSRWRAFAGALKYLYMVDFVAQFSIATLEGVFQYFEMSKFGATKTQIGMMFLISGLVGALVQGGIVQRYVKHGREVPAMYTGLVLSGIGMFLILFSTNFWTATLYMTIFGASNTVIKPTLTSIITKETTVGQGLANGLLSSMDSLARIIGPVLATVLFEIHHDIPFIVTGIIVIAAMALVMSYKKFSESRHTAVDNP; encoded by the coding sequence GTGATACTGAGTATGCTTATCACGGTGTTTATCGGGTTCGGGTTAATTATTCCAGTTCTTCCCCTAATGGTTAAGGACGTAGGAGCCAGGCCGTACAACCTCGGCTTAATGCTCGCAGTCTATTCTGCGGTCGCCTTCGTCATGTCGCCGTTCTGGGGACGGATTTCGGACCGTGTGGGGCGCAAACCAGTTTTAATTATCGGACTGCTTGGCTTCGCAGTTAGTTTCCTGGTCTTTGGGCTGGCGAAAGACATTCTTTGGCTCATGTATGTTGCACGGGTGATTGGCGGAGGATTTTCGGGTGCCGTCACTGCGACTGCCATGGCCTACATTGCGGATGTAACAGATGAAGAGAACCGAACCAAAGGGATGGCATTTGCAGGTGCATCCATTGGTATGGGTTTCATCATTGGTCCTGGGGTGGGCGGCTTGCTCGGAAATATCAGCATTCCCACACCATTCTTCGTTGCTGCCGGACTGGCTGTCATCAACGCGATTTGGGGAGTCGCAGCTCTCAAAGAGTCGTCAACGCGGGAGGAGCGTCTTGCCAGGCCGAAATCAACGGGATCGCGGTGGCGCGCATTCGCCGGCGCCCTCAAGTACCTGTATATGGTAGATTTTGTGGCGCAATTCAGCATTGCAACGTTGGAAGGTGTCTTTCAGTACTTTGAAATGTCCAAGTTTGGTGCAACTAAGACGCAAATTGGGATGATGTTCTTAATTTCTGGACTTGTCGGTGCCCTGGTGCAGGGCGGAATCGTGCAGCGCTACGTCAAACATGGTCGAGAGGTACCCGCCATGTACACCGGTCTAGTGCTCTCTGGAATTGGCATGTTTTTAATCCTGTTCTCGACGAACTTCTGGACTGCCACATTGTACATGACCATTTTCGGTGCCAGCAATACGGTCATTAAACCAACTTTGACCTCAATCATTACCAAGGAAACTACGGTTGGACAAGGTTTAGCCAACGGATTACTGTCTTCCATGGACAGCCTTGCGCGTATTATCGGACCCGTCCTGGCCACCGTGCTTTTCGAAATCCATCACGACATCCCGTTCATTGTCACGGGCATTATCGTCATCGCGGCAATGGCTCTGGTCATGTCGTACAAGAAGTTTTCAGAGTCAAGACATACAGCTGTGGACAACCCCTAA
- the cyoE gene encoding heme o synthase codes for MPTNVAAVGQQKNANPAAVVKAYVSITKTGITFANVMSTFAGFWVASQGHPEWGVLLWTLLGTGLVVAGGAALNNFIDRDIDGSMKRTEARALVAGRVRPRPAFLLGITLGIVGLIILITMTNVTAAICAFIGLVFYAYVYTVWLKRTTTLSTVLGGIPGAIPPLIGWTAANGGRLDLAGLTIFFIFFLWQIPHFLPFAMKRTEEYRKAGIPLLPVVVGFSQTKSQVLKYTIAMFFVSLLPYALRVEGLLYLVLAGSLGLGFLYHAIKGQFSKTVETDLIWANKVFRYSLIYLTTMCLVLVIGVM; via the coding sequence ATGCCAACAAATGTTGCTGCAGTTGGACAACAAAAAAACGCAAATCCTGCAGCTGTTGTAAAAGCGTACGTATCGATAACAAAGACTGGTATTACATTCGCAAATGTGATGTCGACGTTTGCAGGGTTTTGGGTTGCAAGTCAGGGCCACCCAGAGTGGGGGGTGTTGCTCTGGACTCTGCTTGGAACAGGGCTTGTTGTAGCCGGAGGAGCAGCACTGAACAACTTTATTGATCGGGATATCGACGGGAGCATGAAACGCACTGAGGCACGTGCATTAGTAGCTGGAAGAGTTCGTCCGCGTCCTGCGTTTCTGCTCGGAATCACACTCGGCATCGTCGGATTGATTATTCTCATTACAATGACGAATGTCACCGCAGCGATTTGCGCATTTATTGGACTCGTATTCTACGCCTATGTTTATACAGTTTGGTTGAAGCGTACGACCACGCTAAGCACGGTTCTTGGTGGAATCCCTGGAGCCATTCCTCCGTTGATTGGTTGGACGGCTGCAAACGGAGGACGTCTGGATTTAGCTGGACTCACGATTTTCTTCATCTTCTTCCTGTGGCAGATTCCTCATTTTCTTCCGTTTGCGATGAAGCGAACTGAGGAGTACCGCAAAGCAGGCATTCCGCTGCTTCCCGTAGTGGTCGGATTTTCGCAAACCAAATCTCAAGTTTTGAAATACACGATTGCCATGTTCTTTGTATCTCTGTTGCCCTACGCCCTTCGCGTGGAGGGGCTTTTGTACTTGGTGTTGGCAGGATCGCTCGGACTGGGATTTTTGTATCATGCCATTAAGGGTCAATTCAGTAAAACAGTCGAGACCGACTTGATTTGGGCGAACAAAGTCTTTCGCTACTCATTGATTTACCTCACAACCATGTGTCTTGTACTCGTGATTGGCGTAATGTAA
- the ispG gene encoding flavodoxin-dependent (E)-4-hydroxy-3-methylbut-2-enyl-diphosphate synthase codes for MFHRKNTRPVRVGDLTIGGEDKVVLQSMTTTKTADVKATVNEIHRLEEAGCEIVRVTVNSQEAADAIKDIKRQIHIPLVADIHFDYRLALKAIENGIDKVRINPGNIGKRDRVEAVVEACKDRGIPIRIGVNSGSLEKHILDKYGYPTAQGMLESALHHISILEELDFHDIIVSMKASDVPLAIEAYRLAAENFNYPLHLGITESGTLFSGTIKSSAGLGTLLSMGLGNTMRVSLSADPVEEIKVGRELLKTYQLISNAATLVSCPTCGRIDIDLISVANEVEAYLEKVKAPIKVSVLGCAVNGPGEAREADIGIAGARGEGLLFRKGKVIRKVPEAELVDALKTEIDEMAERYAKTGFVHEPVSQGQ; via the coding sequence ATGTTTCATCGTAAAAATACTCGACCCGTTCGCGTCGGCGACCTAACTATCGGCGGCGAGGATAAAGTCGTTCTACAAAGTATGACAACCACGAAAACGGCGGATGTCAAAGCGACTGTCAATGAAATTCATCGGCTGGAGGAGGCAGGCTGTGAAATCGTCCGGGTCACCGTCAACTCTCAGGAGGCGGCTGATGCGATTAAGGACATTAAACGCCAGATACACATTCCGCTGGTCGCAGACATTCATTTTGATTACCGGTTGGCACTGAAGGCCATCGAAAACGGTATTGACAAGGTGCGGATCAATCCAGGGAACATTGGCAAACGTGATCGAGTTGAAGCTGTGGTGGAAGCATGTAAAGACCGAGGGATTCCGATTCGTATCGGTGTCAACTCTGGTTCACTGGAGAAACATATTCTGGATAAATACGGGTATCCAACGGCCCAGGGTATGTTGGAAAGTGCTCTGCACCACATTTCCATTCTTGAGGAACTAGACTTTCATGACATTATTGTGTCCATGAAGGCTTCGGACGTCCCGCTAGCCATCGAAGCTTATCGTTTGGCTGCTGAGAATTTCAATTACCCTCTGCACTTAGGCATCACGGAATCAGGCACGTTGTTTAGCGGAACAATTAAGAGTTCTGCTGGCCTCGGAACACTTTTGTCGATGGGACTGGGTAACACCATGCGCGTTTCCCTAAGCGCCGATCCAGTGGAAGAAATCAAGGTTGGACGCGAATTGCTAAAAACCTACCAACTAATATCCAATGCGGCCACGTTGGTGTCGTGCCCGACATGCGGGCGGATTGACATTGACTTAATCAGTGTTGCCAACGAAGTTGAGGCGTATTTGGAGAAGGTGAAGGCTCCGATTAAAGTGTCTGTGCTCGGTTGCGCTGTCAACGGTCCGGGTGAAGCGCGGGAGGCAGATATTGGTATTGCGGGTGCCAGAGGAGAGGGTCTCTTGTTCCGTAAAGGCAAAGTAATTCGTAAAGTGCCTGAGGCAGAACTGGTAGACGCGCTCAAGACAGAAATTGATGAGATGGCTGAACGGTACGCAAAGACTGGATTTGTTCATGAACCGGTGAGTCAAGGTCAGTAG
- a CDS encoding ornithine--oxo-acid transaminase: MPETKISSQNIIETTEHYGAHNYHPLPIVISKAEGIWVEDPEGNRYMDMLSAYSALNQGHRHPKVIQALKDQADKVTLTSRAFHNAELGKFYETVAKMTQKEMVLPMNTGAEAVETAIKAVRRWGSDVKGIEDGKQEIIVSAGNFHGRTVTAVSMSSQPEYKRGFGPLTPGFKIIPYGDIDALKEAMTENTAAFLTEPIQGEAGIIIPPEGFLREAAEICRQNNVLLVADEIQTGFGRTGKLFACEWEKVVPDMYIMGKAMGGGVFPISAVAANKDILGVFEPGSHGSTFGGNPLGCAVAVAALNVIKDENLVEKSNDLGDYFQDQLKTINNPHIKDIRGKGLFIGVELDTAARPYCEALKEKGLLCKETHENVIRFAPPLIITKAELDDAVGRIKSVLEA, translated from the coding sequence ATGCCCGAAACAAAAATCAGTTCGCAAAACATCATTGAAACTACCGAACACTATGGCGCTCACAACTATCATCCTCTGCCGATTGTCATCAGTAAGGCAGAGGGTATTTGGGTCGAAGACCCAGAGGGTAATCGATACATGGACATGTTAAGTGCGTACTCTGCTTTAAACCAGGGGCACAGGCATCCAAAAGTCATTCAGGCTCTCAAAGACCAAGCGGATAAAGTGACTTTAACCTCTCGCGCGTTCCATAACGCCGAATTGGGCAAATTCTATGAAACCGTTGCGAAGATGACACAAAAAGAAATGGTTCTGCCGATGAACACCGGAGCCGAGGCGGTAGAAACAGCGATTAAAGCAGTCCGGCGTTGGGGCTCGGATGTAAAGGGAATTGAGGACGGTAAACAAGAAATCATCGTGTCCGCAGGGAATTTCCACGGCAGGACTGTGACGGCAGTTTCAATGTCGTCGCAACCGGAATACAAACGCGGATTCGGTCCGCTCACACCTGGCTTTAAGATCATTCCGTACGGTGATATCGATGCATTAAAAGAAGCGATGACGGAAAACACAGCCGCATTCCTCACAGAGCCCATCCAAGGTGAGGCAGGCATTATTATTCCCCCTGAAGGATTTCTCCGCGAAGCAGCAGAAATCTGCCGGCAAAACAATGTTCTTTTGGTTGCAGATGAAATTCAGACCGGGTTTGGACGGACAGGAAAGCTGTTCGCTTGTGAGTGGGAGAAGGTCGTCCCGGATATGTACATCATGGGTAAAGCAATGGGAGGCGGTGTCTTCCCCATTTCAGCAGTCGCGGCGAACAAGGACATTTTGGGTGTATTTGAACCTGGATCACACGGATCCACGTTCGGTGGAAACCCACTCGGCTGTGCAGTGGCAGTAGCTGCCCTGAACGTCATTAAAGACGAGAATTTAGTGGAGAAATCCAATGATCTGGGCGACTACTTTCAAGACCAGTTAAAGACTATCAATAATCCGCATATTAAGGACATCAGAGGTAAAGGGTTATTTATTGGAGTGGAATTGGATACGGCTGCACGACCATACTGCGAAGCTCTAAAAGAAAAGGGGCTCCTGTGTAAAGAAACCCACGAAAATGTGATTCGATTTGCACCGCCGCTGATTATTACGAAGGCTGAGCTGGACGATGCGGTTGGCCGTATCAAAAGTGTACTTGAAGCATAA
- a CDS encoding IS110 family transposase, which yields MTSSLFVGIDVGSQENVVCCLTQDDEKRPVSRFTVTNNRPGILEFQDRISKLAKQKQAEEILFGLEHTGCYSTHAAMYLQRHLDFGVQRRVYVFNPSLIREFKKSHYLSAPKNDRVDAWFIAAKLRTGLLPHPFTWSEPLMALQRLTRARYHLMQDLSRESNFLMTNLYLKFSDYSSTGPFKRNKLSATSIAVMEEFESVEELCEMPLERLIEFLVAHGKNRFENPEVVAKVLQKAARSSYRLPQSMSDSVNLAMASSIRVIRTVQEQLKALRKGIEDHLATIPQTLDSIPGIGPILASGIVAELDVSQFKSHAEAAKHAGLAWTVHQSGKFTANRTRLIHSGNRYLKYYMVEAANSVRVHDPVFAEYYAKKRAEPKEFAEGRTLALTARKLMRVVFYLLKTNRLYTPEGGVRQRA from the coding sequence TTGACTTCCTCCTTGTTTGTCGGAATTGATGTAGGCAGCCAAGAGAACGTGGTTTGCTGCTTAACACAGGACGATGAGAAACGACCTGTGAGTCGATTCACCGTTACCAACAATCGTCCTGGGATTTTAGAGTTTCAGGATCGTATCTCCAAGCTGGCAAAACAGAAACAGGCTGAAGAGATTCTCTTTGGTCTCGAACATACTGGATGCTACTCAACCCATGCCGCCATGTATCTGCAACGTCATTTGGACTTTGGTGTTCAGCGTAGGGTCTACGTCTTTAACCCCAGTCTTATCAGGGAGTTTAAGAAATCCCATTACCTGAGTGCCCCCAAGAACGATAGAGTAGATGCCTGGTTTATCGCAGCTAAGCTTCGGACAGGCCTTCTCCCGCATCCCTTTACCTGGAGCGAGCCGCTCATGGCGTTGCAGCGCTTGACGCGAGCCCGCTACCACCTGATGCAGGATCTGTCTAGAGAGAGCAACTTCCTCATGACGAACTTGTATCTCAAGTTCAGTGACTACAGCAGCACAGGTCCCTTTAAGAGAAACAAGCTCTCGGCAACTTCCATTGCTGTCATGGAGGAATTCGAATCCGTTGAGGAACTCTGTGAGATGCCCCTTGAGCGTCTCATTGAATTCCTTGTGGCACATGGCAAGAACCGATTCGAAAATCCTGAGGTCGTTGCTAAAGTGCTACAGAAGGCTGCTCGCTCCTCGTACCGGCTACCCCAGTCGATGTCGGACTCGGTCAATCTCGCAATGGCTTCTAGTATTCGCGTGATTCGAACGGTACAAGAGCAACTGAAGGCACTACGCAAAGGAATTGAGGACCACTTGGCGACGATCCCGCAAACCCTTGATTCCATTCCCGGTATCGGTCCCATTCTTGCTTCCGGCATTGTAGCTGAGCTGGATGTAAGCCAGTTTAAGAGCCACGCGGAAGCCGCTAAACACGCCGGGCTCGCTTGGACCGTTCACCAGTCCGGGAAATTCACAGCCAACCGAACTCGACTGATTCATTCTGGCAACCGCTACCTCAAGTACTACATGGTTGAAGCGGCAAACAGTGTCCGGGTGCACGACCCTGTTTTCGCCGAGTACTATGCCAAGAAGAGAGCGGAGCCAAAGGAATTTGCCGAGGGACGTACCCTTGCGCTTACAGCCCGGAAACTGATGCGAGTGGTCTTCTATCTGCTAAAGACCAACCGACTTTACACTCCGGAAGGAGGGGTCCGACAACGCGCATAA
- the hisG gene encoding ATP phosphoribosyltransferase, which yields MLTIALAKGRTADDLWPLLDRAGVAIPQDVDESRALVFEVSSASAHAALSRDGTAENTDANTIRYLLAKPADVPTYVHFGVADMGVVGKDVLLESDSDIYELLDLEVARCALCVAGPPEERDKRPRRIATKYPKLAEQYFRSQGVAIDIVPLSGSIELAAVIGLTDRIFDLVQTGKTLAANGLEVFDRVRESSARLIANRGSYRLKRQQIESVAKSLEAAVQVERAAVRCQGPKVT from the coding sequence ATGTTAACCATTGCATTAGCCAAGGGCAGAACGGCAGATGATTTGTGGCCGTTGTTGGACAGGGCCGGCGTTGCAATTCCTCAAGATGTGGACGAGTCGCGAGCACTGGTCTTTGAGGTGTCCTCAGCATCAGCCCACGCTGCTTTGTCAAGGGATGGGACAGCAGAGAATACGGATGCAAACACCATTCGCTACCTGTTGGCTAAGCCCGCAGACGTTCCCACCTATGTGCATTTTGGTGTAGCGGATATGGGTGTTGTGGGAAAGGATGTTTTGCTTGAGTCCGACAGTGACATCTATGAGCTGCTCGATCTCGAAGTAGCTCGCTGCGCTCTCTGCGTTGCCGGGCCTCCGGAAGAGCGAGACAAGCGCCCGCGCCGGATTGCAACTAAGTATCCGAAGTTGGCTGAACAGTACTTCCGGAGTCAGGGTGTGGCTATCGACATTGTGCCTTTAAGCGGATCGATTGAATTGGCAGCCGTCATTGGACTCACGGATAGAATCTTCGATCTCGTCCAAACAGGCAAGACCCTGGCAGCCAACGGCCTGGAAGTATTTGACCGCGTACGGGAGAGCTCCGCGAGGTTGATTGCCAACAGAGGCAGCTATCGCCTCAAGCGACAGCAGATTGAGTCTGTCGCAAAGTCACTGGAAGCCGCAGTTCAAGTGGAAAGAGCAGCGGTACGATGTCAAGGCCCTAAGGTGACATAA
- the hisD gene encoding histidinol dehydrogenase → MKLRRVKASEWNWARDTADDLSVMQSVTDILAGVRNDKDQALRAYTAKFDYPDAAEDSFHLRVPAAALEQAWHELPSQLQEAMEAAAKRIRTFHEAQEVVDTAYEGPDGEQLGLVWRPLQRVGVYAPGGRAPYPSTVLMDVIPAQVAGVHEIAMVSPPTKETGLPHSIVLAAAYLTGIKEVYRVGGAQAVAGLAYGTQTIPRVDKIVGPGNIFVATAKRLVSGTVGIDSIAGPSEVFIVADKTADPQHIAADMLAQAEHDVEAGAVCVALSAEIAEAVETALSEQLPRLARRQICEASLERWGCIVIADNMQEALAVVNQSAPEHLELLVENPRAWTPEIYTAGAVFLGPHSPEPVGDYYAGTNHVLPTHGSARFASGLGRHDFLRRMSTVEYQAETLAKHRSHIVLLARAEGLQAHAEAVEVRFQNQDKADRNGSEPDEE, encoded by the coding sequence ATGAAACTGCGACGCGTGAAAGCATCAGAGTGGAACTGGGCCCGAGATACTGCTGACGATTTATCCGTGATGCAATCCGTCACTGACATCCTGGCAGGCGTTCGAAACGACAAGGACCAAGCTTTGCGTGCCTATACTGCCAAGTTCGACTATCCAGATGCTGCAGAGGACAGCTTTCACCTCAGGGTGCCTGCAGCAGCTTTGGAGCAGGCATGGCATGAATTGCCGAGTCAACTGCAGGAAGCCATGGAGGCTGCTGCAAAACGCATTCGGACGTTTCATGAAGCACAGGAGGTTGTGGATACGGCCTACGAGGGTCCTGACGGGGAACAATTAGGCCTTGTCTGGCGTCCGCTTCAAAGGGTTGGCGTCTACGCGCCTGGCGGACGAGCACCATACCCGTCCACTGTGTTGATGGACGTCATCCCGGCACAAGTAGCGGGAGTCCATGAGATAGCGATGGTGTCTCCACCGACCAAAGAAACAGGACTTCCCCACAGCATTGTTTTGGCTGCGGCGTATTTGACAGGTATCAAGGAAGTGTACCGTGTGGGTGGAGCCCAAGCCGTGGCAGGTCTGGCATATGGAACACAAACCATCCCGCGTGTCGATAAGATTGTCGGTCCAGGCAATATCTTTGTTGCCACGGCAAAACGTCTGGTGTCCGGTACGGTGGGCATAGACAGTATAGCCGGTCCCAGTGAGGTCTTCATTGTGGCCGACAAGACAGCAGACCCTCAGCATATTGCTGCTGATATGCTGGCACAGGCGGAGCACGACGTGGAGGCAGGTGCCGTCTGTGTGGCACTTTCAGCAGAGATTGCAGAAGCTGTGGAAACGGCTTTGAGTGAGCAATTGCCGCGTCTGGCCCGTCGTCAAATCTGTGAAGCGTCGCTGGAGCGGTGGGGGTGCATCGTGATCGCAGATAATATGCAGGAAGCGCTTGCTGTAGTCAATCAAAGCGCTCCAGAACACCTGGAACTGCTGGTCGAGAATCCCCGTGCTTGGACGCCTGAAATATACACCGCAGGAGCCGTGTTCCTTGGGCCCCATTCGCCTGAACCCGTAGGAGACTACTATGCCGGGACCAATCATGTGCTGCCCACTCACGGCAGCGCAAGGTTTGCCTCAGGGCTTGGCCGCCACGATTTTCTGCGCCGGATGAGTACGGTTGAATACCAGGCGGAAACGTTGGCAAAGCACCGCAGTCACATTGTTCTGCTGGCGCGGGCAGAAGGACTGCAAGCCCACGCAGAAGCTGTGGAAGTTCGGTTTCAAAATCAGGATAAAGCCGATAGAAACGGAAGTGAACCAGATGAAGAATGA
- a CDS encoding YjzC family protein, with amino-acid sequence MAQHQQFEPGWKAPNDGDYIEVGEHPDSAGIHDPQTVHLRKGESFPRTRNGNRKWARVKPHDTK; translated from the coding sequence ATGGCACAACATCAACAGTTTGAGCCTGGTTGGAAAGCACCGAATGACGGTGATTACATTGAGGTCGGAGAACATCCTGACAGCGCAGGTATTCATGACCCGCAAACGGTACACCTGCGAAAAGGCGAGTCCTTCCCGCGCACGCGCAACGGCAACCGTAAGTGGGCCCGCGTAAAGCCGCATGACACCAAATAA